The following nucleotide sequence is from Coffea eugenioides isolate CCC68of chromosome 10, Ceug_1.0, whole genome shotgun sequence.
GATCGGACGCCTGGAGGGCTAACAGAGAGTACTGCATGCACATGACAGAATATTTCGTCCCATTATAACCAACTAGCTAAGAGACACATCAATATTACAAAGACGTCCCCCCACCACCACCACAACCAGGAGAATtagaaaattatatatatatatatagatatagatattaAAAAGAGAAGTAAGTGATTAAGGTGGGGGAATGAAGCAAGAAACTAGAGGCCAGAATATCTCTTGGACAAAAATTCAACCCAACACATTAAAAAATTTCAGGGTTTCAGCTTCAAACAGCTCCTTCTTCAATTCTGCCCAGTAAGTGATTCACAGCATCAGCTATTTCATCTATTGTTGTTAGCTGGCACCCTTCCTCAAGCTGTTTATTTCAAGAGATTATAATAATTAGCCACAAATTGATTAGTacattttttcctcaaaaaaaatgtttaaatgGAAAGTTATCGTAGATaagaagccaaaaaaaaaaaaataaagacgTGAAAATAGCCAGTGGGTTTGAATGTATCTTTGTCaagtatatataaataaatcatGAGTAAGAAAATGAACCAACCTTAACACTGATAGAGTAGAGAACCTTTTGGTCAAGTGTTGTTGTGACATTAAGGTGGAGAATAGTGAGCCAAAGCAACTGAAGCCCAGCGACTAGCTTCAAGAGCTGTCTTGGACGTCTCTTTGAAAGAATCTTGAGGTTGGCATGGCTTTCGGCCATTGTGACCTCGATGTCTGCTAGCGCTGACGGGCTCTGATCAGTTGCTGCCCTACTAGGCTGTGGCTGATGATCACTTGTGGTGGTGGTCACTGGTGAATTGATGGTGTTAGAGTGAAGAGTAGTTGAAGATGACCGCGTTGAATATTGTGGGAAGGTAAAGAAATCAGCAAAAAGTGGTGGTGACATTCCATTTTCTTGTTCTTGTTGGCTATTTCTCCTCCTCTGTGCCTCTAGGGTTTGAAGATGCTGTTCAAGCTCCTTTACGAAATTAATTGCTCCTCCAATTATTGAGGCTTGGTCTCCCTGAAATAGGAATttaagaggaaaaagaaaaattaaagaaagttaTGCTGCACTACTTACTGTAGTCCACATACTATAGCTTTGTGACTATTGAATCAGCTGTTTTATTTGAAAACAGATTGACAAGCCATATAGCACTAGTTTTTATGCATTCCGAAATGATAAGACAAACTGTTTAATTGCTTTTGATCATGTCTCTTTCATGAAAACGATAATAAACATTgaacatgaaattttttttttttttttggggttatgTGACGCTTTTCACGGAAACAAAAAGAGTCCAATTATTTACCTGATGGGCTGCACATGTTTCTTTTAAAGACAATAACAGGGTAAGGAATAGCAACATTCGTCCATAATTTAAGATTCttcaaaaagaaattattttaaGTATCATATTATTGTGCTGATtagattttgaagaatgaattaTTGTTACCCTTTGAACATAGGAAGGTGGCATCATGGATCGAATAACTGCAAGATAATCATTCATTTGTTTCCGTCGATTCCGCTCAACAGCAATGTGTGTCATCCTCTGATTCTCCAATTCTTCTTTGTTCTTGCAAGTTCTAGTGCgccttctttttctcttgccTGCAGCCGGGGTAGGTGCAGACTCTGGTGGCTCTTCCATCGTAGGGGAGCCGCCTTCTAAAAGGAGTTGGTCATCTGTGCAAGCCTCCGGTGAGGAATTCGGATCCCATTCCTTCACATTTTGCATCACAACTGATGAAGATGAAGACTCCCAATTCCCGTGTAAATTATGGTCCATGCCACTATCCAACATCTCTACAAAACCCTTTTCTTCTTGCAAGCCAAAGCCATAGCCATAGCCCCATCCACCATTTGCTCctccacctcctcctcctcctcccgaCGTGTAAAATTCCTTGAAGAAGTAGCCAAATGAATCTTGCATATGAATTGCAGCATCAAGGGCCATTCTCTTTAATTTCCTTGGTTGCTGCTATTTTAGTTCCCTTGTGGCTTTCCTCTCAACTACtctattcttttctctctctctcttgccaCAAATAGACGAGCATGTTTGTGGAGAGGGTAGGAGTATGAGCATCAAGCAGCAAAAGTAGAATAAAAGGGCCCAAGGAGAAAAATAGGAGGAGAAGAAGATTAAAGCTATAGTAATATGCTTACTAGCTTGACGAAAATTGACATCTTATATAGGAAGGTTCATGCATAAGACCAAGAAGGAGAAAGCCAAAAGACCAAACAAATTAGGCTTTTATTCATTCCCATTCCCTTTGTGAGGAAAATGAATTGCTTTTGCATAAGCTCTTATagacacagagagagagagagacactGACTCACTGAGAGGAGAGAGACCCTTAATCAAACAAGTAAAGTTACAGTGATTTACACGTGACGTCGTAAGTTGGACTAGTCATAACTCATCACTCATCATCAGGATTTTTATTTGTAAAGCCGAATATGGAGAATTCTCTTAGTACTACTATACCACATAGCTTCATACAGTTTCTCCTTTCTCGCCAATGCATAGATAGCACAGTAATAATGCTCATGACCCTTTATAGATTCACAAACAAGGTAAACCAAGCTGTGGGACCTTGTTCAATACGTAACCTTTGAGTAAACAATTGGTGCAAGTCTTTTTTGCATAGTATTCTCTTAATATATACATGAAGCAACTGATTTGGGCACTAtactttaattttcttttgaacAGCCCTTACTCATCTGTCCTTATAAGACGGGACCGATTCGAATTCACAATATTCCTTAGTTTAATATGTACAATTCGGACTGATATCGTGTTTTATGCATAGGTATGTAGACATAAAAAtggtaataattttttttcccaagtTTTTGTTTGTTATCGTTTCTTGTAAATCAAGAATGAATTTCAATAATATGTTAGCATTATGAATTCTTAGCATTATGAATTGACTTATTTGTCTTCTATACAAGTAACAAGATAATAGCATAAATCAGGAAAAGCGTCATGTAATCCATGCATAAACAAGAGTTATTAACCATTCTAATTTGTTTGGGTTAGTCTATGGACACTTACCTTAAGGGCTTTGTCCTCCAACTGATAATCATGCGTCTCGACAGTATTTCTATTCGAAAATAAGTCGATTCCTATTATGAGCAAATTAATCATTGGAATCACCTCTTTGAGATAAACCGAGTACCTTGGCGCTGAACGGCATCCAAAAGCTGGAACCTCCCTTATTAAATACACGACTGTGATTGGATGGAAAAttacttgaaaattttttttggattaattaCAATTTGCCCCTCTAACTTCAAACTTATAAACTTTGCCCCCTATGTTGACTAGTCAAGCATTAATGATGACCTTTCCATCCAAAATTTTGATGAAATGACTTGAACACTCGTTCAGAATGCCTGTTGCCACACTTTAGATCAAAATATGAAACGCCTTATTGAAAAGAAAAGCACCGAATCACGtgatataaaaaattaaaagaaaattccCAAAGCTTCTAACTGGTTTTTTTGtcacttttctttttgctttaaATTATAAACGAATTAGTTTTAATAATTTTCACTTACCTTGCAGCTCTCACGAGATTCTAATCATGAGTCAATAAGATGCTAATTAGTACTTGTATGACACATTCGTAACTTGCTTTAATATTCTATTTGGAATCTAATTTATTTCGTAAACAAATTGAGATTCTCTAAACACATTTTCTAAAACACTTATAGTTTCTTTAtaacctttttatttcacataaatCACATTAAAAAAGTGATACAATAAAAAAATTCTTACAAATAATCTTCTCTCCGAATGTACTTactaattttatataatttaaaatAAGCACCATTATCGACATTGAGATAAGCACTTCGAGTTGCTTACACATTTTTCTTgtagaattttattttttttactactAAAAGGTCAAGTACATCGTGTAGTTGTGTTGAAAATGATTTAGCAATTGCTGAAAAAATATTCATTTATTAGGTTACAATTGTTCTATAAATGTGTGCGCTCAAAAATTAACCAAGAGTATTTTGGTCTTGCAAAAGGTACCTTTGTCTTAACCCTATTAACTATTAACTGTAAGTGGTAAAGTATATATGTCTATAGTTTTGGAAGACAAAATATAGTTCATCACAACATTTTATAATAATACTATAACACTACTGTTTTGTAATATTATTTATGTGAGATAATATTGTGATTGAGGAAATAAAACGGTAATTGATAAATATGTTTATAATACAAGTGAATTTTTGCGGGGGAAAAAAACTAATAAAGTAAGGGTGATTTAGTCACTTGAGTGGTGGCAGCAAGTAGGTGGTGCATTGCATTATTCGGGGGAGACGGACGTCCCCCGAGGACTGTGAAAAGCCCTAGTTTCATTTGGTAATAATATGGTCGGACACTGGCACGGAAGAAGAGAGACGCTGACGAAAAGTTGACGCTGGCTCAGAGATTCTGTTGCAAGATCTGGAAAAAAGGAGTGTAGGTGTCGaagtgtgtgtgagagagatgACGGGTGAGGACTAAGGTTTGGACATCTGCTGCCAGAGGAATCCATGTGACCTTACGAACTCTGCCGCCCATTCTGCTATCATCTACGATCAAGACTACTAACTAcggccctctctttctctcctcctcTCTCACGCTTGCCTTCCCAAGACTACTGTCGTGTCGCTCTGCAGTCATTAGCATTAAGTTTAACCAACATTGCCAAAGTTATACTACATCTTCTCAATAGGAcattctttcttgtttcatttcttaccaTGCATCTCCATTTTCTAGTTTCAACGAAATGTTGGAATCTTACTTGTTTCAATAATTTTAGTTACGAAGACAAATTCCCACACAGGCAAAGAAAAATTGATGGGATGAGTACGCACGCGTTACTTGAATTTCACAAACTAAGAGGATAGTTTAAGTGGATTTGCATTCCTGCAGCATTTTTACGTATTAACGTACCATTGGATAAGACATTTTGGCAGCATCGTTTTGTGCAGCCTATGTAAGTCTCCGGCGGAATACTTtatagttatcattcattctTTACTTGACTTTTTTAAcaagataaaaaggaaaatgttggaggaataTTTTTTAGAACTACGGTATTTTGTCCTCTGATTTAATTAATATAGGGGAAAGGGAGCATCCCATCTGGCATTATTTTGTATGTATCAATAACATTCTTGTCTTGTTTAGACACTCGATGTCTGATGAAGTCAATTAGGGAATGCAACTTGACTGGCAGTAATACCAATTTATTAATCAAATCTTGAGATTTTCCAAGGAAAGATACACGTAAACGAGTTCGAGATTATAAAATGTCTGCATTAGCAATAGGAACACTGTTGTAATCAGCACCCTGTAGCACTTTTGATTCCAGTCTACAATGTTTGCCagggaaaaaagggaaaaaaaaaaaaaaagcactctATTTAGTTGGATTTATTCTCCCTCTCCCGAGTCCTACCCTTTTAGCTGGTTGAAACCATTAACAGAAGGTTAATTGGAGGGCCCTTTTCCTTGAAGAAGATCTTGTATATTTCATCTAATTCAGAGTTTTAGTTCTAATTTGGTCAAAGCAAGTAAAGAAGTGAGTAGATATACAGCAGAAAAGACTGATTTCTTGTCAATGAAGGTGGGATTATTGGTCAAGTCTAAGCCCTCAACTTTAATTGCTGTCTTAGCTAGGCTATGTCATTGTTACAAAGTAACAAAACCTGGTGGCTCCTACCCATGTCCTTATAATTACAACTCATCGTCCTATATAAAACCAAACTTAATCCTGGTTTTAGGTGATTAATCTAATGTTTTTAAATTCTAATGGCATGTGTTCTCAGCGTGAACTGCGGTTAAGTTCCGTACTCTAACCTAGACATGTGGGGAACCTTTCGTTCcatctttgtttttcttttcttttttttttttcttttaattgttatgTCAGTTTTAGTCTTGTCGGGATGGACACTGATCAATCAGTAGATGTATGATAGTAAAACAAGAGGGCAACGCTTAACAGCAAGACATGATTAATAAAAACTTTTCCTAATCAAGGGGAAAATGGAGACCAGGTATATACTTGAATATTAGCCAAATTGATGAACTTTTTGAAACCAAGTAGAATACTGTGTTGTAGTATTCTTGTAGATTTACCCTGCGCAACATCACAGGTGATGGAACATCTGTGTTATAGTTCTTTTGTCATGAAAAATCATGGTTCATCAGTTCCATGCCACCTgccccaaccccccccccccctcctcctTCTTTGTCATTTTCTTTCGAGGTCAAGACGAACATGCCCTGTTGAGTTATTTAAGAAACTGCAAAAGTTGGGACCTCAAATTCTGCGAACCTGCTACTGAATTTTTTATGAAAGCATGAAGGCGAAGATTCTCTTATGATTTAGATCCGGCGCCGTTCAAGTACTTTCGCAAGTAGCAAGTAGCGACATTCcgttttttcttgaattttggcaCGTTGAGATTCCAGATTAAATTCTACCCTAAAACAGTTCAcaatttttcttctcattttaaTATTCATCAATCATTAATCCTTAGTAGTTTCATGGTTTTTTCTGGGGACTTGATTGGTGGTATGGACTAATCAGAAGAGAAATTGATCCTCCTTTAATACTTAAATCAGGATTAATTTGGTGCAAAAAACAAACAATTCCCCACGTATCGAGTCCTAGATTGCCACCCATCCATGTTTATAACATACTTCCATTGAGTTGAACAGGTCATT
It contains:
- the LOC113750216 gene encoding transcription factor bHLH94-like, encoding MALDAAIHMQDSFGYFFKEFYTSGGGGGGGGANGGWGYGYGFGLQEEKGFVEMLDSGMDHNLHGNWESSSSSVVMQNVKEWDPNSSPEACTDDQLLLEGGSPTMEEPPESAPTPAAGKRKRRRTRTCKNKEELENQRMTHIAVERNRRKQMNDYLAVIRSMMPPSYVQRGDQASIIGGAINFVKELEQHLQTLEAQRRRNSQQEQENGMSPPLFADFFTFPQYSTRSSSTTLHSNTINSPVTTTTSDHQPQPSRAATDQSPSALADIEVTMAESHANLKILSKRRPRQLLKLVAGLQLLWLTILHLNVTTTLDQKVLYSISVKLEEGCQLTTIDEIADAVNHLLGRIEEGAV